In Carassius auratus strain Wakin unplaced genomic scaffold, ASM336829v1 scaf_tig00215795, whole genome shotgun sequence, a single genomic region encodes these proteins:
- the LOC113095804 gene encoding uncharacterized protein LOC113095804 — protein MAVKEISVKENNRTQMWCKVPFLLPTDAEIVWRYAMERTMLMDRFDEVTVGVDLLYFIPSARPEHSGTYQCEIFSQEHSLVRIYYYVTVVPMAQIGHAELQDVFEQALLPGGQFFSLSPTVPFTLWLPSPALVTTCLTAILLLVFIIAEPPEVTASAAEPPEAAGVFASAPLKTGVSTYEPIVCPDKVMETVSESPVKPVTAIEANQESLSELIVCPVMVKEAIYKLSACPVMAL, from the exons ATGGCAG TGAAGGAAATCAGTGTAAAGGAGAACAACAGGACTCAGATGTGGTGTAAGGTCCCTTTTCTGCTTCCCACAGATGCAGAGATAGTCTGGAGATACGCAATG GAGAGAACGATGTTGATGGATCGGTTTGACGAGGTCACGGTTGGAGTGGATCTACTTTACTTCATCCCCTCTGCCCGGCCAGAGCACTCGGGCACCTACCAGTGTGAAATATTCTCCCAGGAGCACTCACTCGTCCGTATCTACTACTACGTCACAG TAGTCCCTATGGCACAGATAGGCCATGCAGAACTACAGGATGTTTTTGAACAGGCTCTGCTCCCAGGAGGCCAGTTCTTTTCCCTGTCCCCTACAGTTCCATTCACCTTATGGCTTCCCAGTCCTGCCCTCGTCACCACCTGTCTGACTGCAATACTTCTGCTGGTCTTCATTA TTGCAGAACCTCCAGAGGTGACGGCATCCGCTGCAGAACCTCCAGAGGCAGCAGGGGTGTTCGCCTCAGCTCCTCTCAAGACAGGGGTGTCCACCTATGAACCCATCGTCTGTCCTGACAAGGTCATGGAGACCGTCAGTGAATCCCCTGTCAAACCTGTCACGGCCATCGAAGCCAACCA GGAGTCTCTCTCTGAGCTCATAGTTTGTCCTGTTATGGTCAAGGAGGCCATTTATAAACTCTctgcctgtcctgtcatggctCTGTAG
- the LOC113095811 gene encoding hyaluronan synthase 1-like, whose amino-acid sequence MDIKPVLRRFGSLVRAILTFLFALLVLGVMLWAYIEGFQIATSPYNIISLGFYGVLLSLHVLIQSFFAFVEHRRMNARRKPCSYTKTIGFTISAYQEDPAYLRECLQSVRALQYPSELLRIIMVVDGNSDDDRYMMEMFREVFADQDPGCYIWQNNYHSWNPTSKEKDAAEADAPEAETYAPEAVDGVMFEDTQRLEVEELIRTKKCVCIMQKWGGKREVMYTAFKALGSSVDYIQVCDSDTKLDPLATAELCKVLESNQKYGAVGGDVMILNLKDSYISFMSSLRYWMAFNIERSCQSFFDCVSCISGPLGLYRNDLLQQFLESWYNQKFLGTHCTFGDDRHLTNRMLSMGYATKYTARSKCYTETPAQSLRWLNQQTRWTKSYFREWLYNAMWWHKHHLWMTYESIVSGIFPFFVTATIIKLFWTGTLWDILWVLCCIQLIGLVKATYACILRQKAVMLFMSLYSALYMTSLLPAKYFAIITMNKSSWGTSGRRKMVGNYIPLVPLSVWAAILLGGLVYTIYRESKMDWTTDGKKEEIKFLIFGATAYVCYWLVMICLYWMWFRRLFRKRSQSYTVNV is encoded by the exons atggATATCAAGCCAGTATTAAGGAGATTTGGCTCTCTGGTCCGGGCCATTCTCACATTTCTCTTTGCTCTGCTGGTACTTGGGGTGATGTTATGGGCATACATCGAAGGTTTCCAGATAGCCACATCTCCATATAACATCATTTCATTAGGTTTCTATGGAGTGCTGCTCAGCCTCCATGTCCTAATTCAGAGCTTCTTTGCCTTTGTGGAGCATAGACGCATGAATGCCAGACGCAAACCATGCTCTTACACAAAAACCATCGGCTTTACTATATCAGCCTATCAGGAGGACCCTGCTTATCTTCGTGAGTGCCTTCAGTCAGTACGGGCGCTGCAGTACCCATCTGAGCTGCTACGCATCATCATGGTGGTGGATGGGAACTCAGATGATGACCGCTACATGATGGAGATGTTCCGTGAGGTCTTTGCAGACCAGGATCCTGGCTGTTATATATGGCAAAACAACTATCACTCTTGGAACCCCACTAGCAAAGAAAAGGATGCAGCTGAAGCTGATGCTCCCGAAGCAGAAACTTATGCTCCAGAAGCAGTCGACGGAGTTATGTTTGAAGACACTCAGCGCTTAGAGGTTGAAGAACTCATCAGGACCAAGAAGTGTGTGTGCATCATGCAGAAATGGGGAGGAAAGAGGGAAGTGATGTATACAGCATTCAAGGCACTAGGATCCTCTGTAGATTATATACAG GTATGTGATTCGGACACAAAATTAGATCCCCTGGCCACAGCTGAGCTCTGCAAGGTGCTGGAGAGCAACCAGAAATACGGCGCCGTGGGAGGCGATGTGATGATCCTTAACCTCAAAGACTCCTATATCAGCTTCATGAGCAGCCTGCGCTACTGGATGGCATTTAACATTGAGAGGTCCTGCCAGTCCTTCTTCGACTGCGTCTCCTGTATCAGCGGCCCCTTAG GTCTTTATAGGAATGACCTGCTGCAGCAGTTTCTGGAATCCTGGTACAACCAGAAATTTCTTGGCACCCACTGTACTTTCGGGGATGATCGTCATCTCACTAATCGAATGCTAAGCATGGGCTATGCTACAAA GTACACTGCCCGTTCAAAGTGCTACACGGAGACTCCTGCCCAGTCTCTGCGCTGGCTCAATCAGCAGACGCGTTGGACCAAATCCTACTTTCGTGAATGGCTCTATAATGCTATGTGGTGGCACAAGCATCACCTGTGGATGACCTATGAATCCATTGTGTCAGGCATCTTTCCTTTTTTTGTCACTGCCACCATTATCAAGCTCTTCTGGACAGGCACTCTGTGGGACATTTTGTGGGTCTTGTGCTGCATCCAGTTGATTGGACTGGTAAAGGCAACATATGCCTGCATCCTACGACAGAAAGCAGTGATGCTCTTCATGTCCTTATACTCTGCCCTCTATATGACTAGCCTCCTGCCTGCAAAATACTTTGCCATTATCACCATGAACAAAAGCAGCTGGGGGACATCGGGCCGTCGTAAAATGGTGGGGAATTATATCCCCCTGGTACCTCTATCAGTGTGGGCTGCCATTTTGTTGGGAGGCCTGGTGTACACAATCTACAGGGAAAGCAAAATGGACTGGACAACAGATGGAAAGAAAGAGGAGATCAAGTTTTTGATATTTGGAGCTACAGCTTATGTGTGCTACTGGCTGGTAATGATCTGCCTCTATTGGATGTGGTTTCGGAGATTATTCCGAAAACGCTCACAGAGTTATACTGTGAATGTATAA